One Sulfurimonas sp. HSL-3221 genomic window, CTCGACTTTGCCGACGAGCACGGCGACAACGTTGTCATGACCGAGACCCTCATTCCCGAGCTGCAGGACGTGAAACTGAAGCTCAGCGCCGAGTACACCTGGGACGCGCTGGGGCTGCCGCTGACGGCCTTTACGGACACGGAGCGCAAGGGGACCATCCGCGGCGTCGACGACCGCACCTTCCAGCCCTACCAGGTCTCCAAAGTGCGCGTCCACGACAAGCACGGCAAAGCGATCCTGGACGACGAAAAAAGGATCTACGAGTTTATGGGTACCAACCCCATCGACATTCCCAACTGCCAGGTCTGCCACTCCCGCCAGGGTGTTGCCGCCGTCAAGTCCCGCGAAGAGGGGGTATGGCAGAGCGACACCGAGTACGACTACTGGATCGGCTACCACCCCGACGTGACCGAGTACATGGCACGGCTCGCCGAGGGGCTCATCAACATCCTCGCCCTGCACGACAAGCACCACGGCACCGATTTTCTGCGCGACTTCAAGACCGACACGCCGAACTTCCGCCTGGGGACGGTCAGCTCCGTCAACTGTACGGACTGCCACGGTGACAACATCTCCGGCAACCTCAAGACGCCGCGTGACGGGGTCACGAGCTACAAAGTCATGAAGGCGAAACCGCTGGCCGAAGCGGTCCACGGGTTCCACATGAAAGCGGCCCCGGTGCCCGACGGCGCCGACCGCCCGGCGAACTGCCAGGTCTGCCACCCGACCCACGGGCAGGACAAGAGCATGAACGATGCCGATATGCTCTTCCGCCTCACCGACGCCTACGGCCGCAACATGGTCAAGAACAAAGACCTCCGCATCGCCGGGGGCGGCTGCTACAACGGCCGCGACGCCCACACGAACCCCGACGTTAAACCGCCCTTTTTCCTCAACAGCGTCGGCCGCTACTATCTTGAAGAGGTCAGTATGAAGGACGAAAAGGGCAAGAAGGTCGAGAAGATGCGCGGGCTTTACTGTACGCACTGCCACAACACGCTGTCGCAGGAGCTCTACGCCTATGACGCCATCAAGGACCCCAAGTACCAGTCCGGTAAGACCCTGCGCAACCGCGACCTCAAAACGGTCGTCTCCGCCCTCGCCGGCGGCAGCATGAAGAAGTTCGCCGCGATGGCGGACCCGAAAGTCGCGGAGACGGAGGCCTACTACACCGAGCATGAGGGCGCGGTGCTCTCCACGGTGAAGGGGACGAAAAAAGACGGCACTCCTATTCTCGGCGAGTGGGATGACCCGAAAGGTAAAGCGGTCGGCTACGACGCCGTGAGCGGCGGTTCCGACTGGTGGCTGGCGTCGGGCGAGCCGCACTGCGCCGACTGCCACGCGGCGCCCTTTGTCGAGGACGAGGGCGGGGACTACTTCCCGATGGACCAGAACAAAAAGTACGCCCTCTACCGCCACTCGAAAGGGCACGGCAAGCTCTCCTGCCAGAGCTGCCACGAGTCGACGCACGGCCTCTACCCGACCCGCTTCGACGGCACGCGCAGCATCGACCAGACGACCCACGACCAGGCCATGCAGTACAGCCCCGACGGCGAGTACGCCGGCCCGGTCACCTGCAGCGCCTGCCATACGGTCAACAAAGAGGGCGTCCCGACGTCCCTGGCGGGCACGGAGTACGAGCATGACTACTGGGCATCGGTCACCCTGATGCACTTCATGCGCCAGAAGAACTTCGACATGCTTCTGCCGATAGACGAACTGCTGGAGCGCTACCCCTACAAACGCTCGAAGCAGATCGTCGAGGAGAGCTGGAAGTGATTGCCAGGGCTAAGGCCCTGGGGAATGTTCACATTACATGTACGTGTAATGTTTGAAATGAGCAATCAAAAAGTTGTCTGCGGATTTTTGATTGGTCTACAGTGATTTGATAGGAAAGACCCCTTGAATCAAGATCTGCATTCTTTTAAATAGTTGATACATTTTTTATTGGTGCAGGTAATGACTTTATTCTCTATATTTTCAACATCTTTGTACCAGAATAGAGCCATGATGGTGAGAAAGATATTGTGAAACCAGATCATTAGAATAAACCACATTTCGTACCACCACTTGTCTTTGGGGCACTTGATTTTTTTCAATGGTTTGTTACACTTGGTACATAAGCCATATTCATTGTTCATGATTTCTTCCTAACGTTAAAATAGGCAATCAAAAAGGTGCCTGGTGTTTCCTCTGATTTGTTGCATATCATTGCTTCTTCGGTATGACACGCTTGTCATGAAAAGCTTGTTTGATTTGAAACGAGACTTCAGGCAATCCATTAAGGGTGACGCCTTCGATCACAGGGCATTCCATGATGATCGACTCCCAATCTTTTGGCTTGATACCCTTTACCAGGTCGTGGCATTCTGCGATGATCTCGCCACGCTTGTTAAAGGCTTCTACTTCAACCCATGCAGACCTCCAAATATCAACGCCATTGTTGGAAACAATACCTGTGACCTGAATCGTATGATTGTCAAGCAGTTTCGCTCTCTCAAGGTTGAAGTTTAATCCCATGTATGGTTCGTATTCTTTGGAACCGTCTAAAATAGTTTCAAACCCTTCAACGTAGAACATATCTCTTACGAGTTTCAGGTGTGCTTCCCGCTCTTTCATCGTTATTTGAATATAAATCCAATCGGCTACTGAAATGCCTACGCCAAGGAGAAAACCGATGCCGATATATTTAGTAATAGTTTTTAGCAAATCTGTCCTTTGTATAACGATGAAATGAGCAATGAAAAAACGCACGCCGGTTTTGGATTGGATTTTGATGATTTGTCAGATGATTCAATGATAACCCCACAAGTATTCTGACTTGTTCTGAAATGCATTGTATATGAGGATGTAACCATCTTCATTATAACTGTTGTGCCAAAATAAGAGTTCGGATTGACCGTCACCATCATAGTCACCGGCATCCACTAATGTCATCTCTCTGCCTATGTACTCGACGTTCTCTCCTTCTAGCAAGAACCAGTTATTCGACCACTCTGGCGGTAAGAGTCCATCACAACCAAACTTTTTGTCATTCAATCCTGCAGATACAATCTTTTGACCAATCGAAGAGGTATAGGCGCTATAGATTACGATGTCGTCAGACGTAAAGCTGTAAGGTTCGGGCTCATTAACATAAGGGCCGTCTGGGCAGCGATACGCATTTAGTTTTCCAATGACCAATTTCAGTGGAACGTATAAGCGCTTTTTCATTGTATCATCCACTGCGAATGGCTTCCAATGCTCAGGATCATTGAAATTGGGCTCTGAAACAAGTACTAATGGCCGGTTGTTCGGTACTTTCACCCAACCACCAAACTTTTTTGAAACATTTTTGATTTGCGGTGTCTTCTGTCCGGCACTAACGCTAAAGAATTTATCGCGGGCATAGAACCATGAGTTAATAAATTTCTTTTTGGGATCGGGATCTTCGATCTTTAATTCACCTAACTTTTGACCATTAAATGCGACTATCCATTTCATCAACTGTAAGTTGGGCACTGAAGTATTGTATTCACGATAATATCTATCTGCAAAGGAAAGCCACTTCCCTTCTTTTTTCACGAATAATACTTTGGAGGAAGTTCCTGTTTGGTTCTGAGGTTCATCTAAAATCCCAATGTAAATTGGCTTGGCATAGACGTGTGTTGTAAGTGTCACTAATAGAAGGGCTCGTGCTACGAATCTCATGAAAGTTTCCTGATCGTCTTACGTTTAAAATGAGCAATCAAAAAGCCCCCTCGGGTTTTTGATTAGTCCCATCTGATTTGTTTGGCCACAATGATGTTGCAGTTAAACCGCCAAAATACCAAGCTATGCCCAAGGGTGATAAAAAAACAAATATCGTATCCATCATAGTGTCATCGACTTGTGGGTCGTGGAATATGAGCGCCAGTAAAAATGTAACTGAAACGGTAACAACCAAAGGTGACACAAATTGACCAAGATGCTTTCGTGATGAAAGCATAGTTGGGTACATAATTCCACAAGTAATCAAAATATATAGAATCAGTAATGGAATTCCTAACATTGTCATTGCTAAACGTGAAGCATCGTCATCTAAACAAGGATTAATTGTGCAAGTCAAATTATCAATCCCGAAGAATATGACCAGTGTAAGTAATAAAGAAAATGTGATAGCAAATAGTTTTGATTTCATAGTTTGTCCTGTTGCCCTAACAAGTTGTTTATTATCACAACGTACCTATCTGTGAGATTCTTGATAGACATCAATAATAAAAACAAAATAGCACGCTTTTATATATTTTACTGTGAAAGAGTTAAAATGATTGTTGCTTCTATATGCTTTTGATTTCCCTGACTGGAAATGATCTCCCGTGTATAATGCGTTAATTGCCAAAACAGGGAGAAACGAATGGTGGAACTGCCCGATGCCAATGCCCTTTACAGCGCCCTGGAGGCGCTGAACCTGCTCGAAGGGAAACCGCCGATGTGGTGGCCGGAGTACGGCACTTTTTCCGTCGTCGTGGGGGCGGTGCTGACGCAGAACAGCCAGTGGACGCGGGTGGAGCAGTCGCTGGCCAATCTGGAAGCGGCGGGGGTACTCAATGCCGAAGCGATTGCGAATACAGACCTTGACACGCTGATGGAGCTGATCCGCCCCAGCGGGCTTTTCAAGAACAAGGCGAAGGTGCTGCAGGCCCTCTCGGCGGCGCTGCTGGAATCGTACGGCGGCTTTGAGACCTTCCGCGATGAGGTCAGCCGGGAGTGGCTGCTGGATCGGAAGGGAATAGGCCCCGAGACGGCGGACTCCATCCTCTGCTACGCCTGCGGGCGCGACGCGATGGTCGTGGACGCCTACACATCCAGGCTGCTTCGGGCCTTCGGGTTTGAGCACGAGAGCTACGACGCGCTGCAGGCGTGGTGCGTTGAAGGGATTGCGGGGCGTTTCGAGTCGCAGGAGCTGCCCATGATCTATGCTCTTTTTCACGGGATGATCGTCGAGTACGTCAAACGGTACAAAAA contains:
- a CDS encoding 3-methyladenine DNA glycosylase → MVELPDANALYSALEALNLLEGKPPMWWPEYGTFSVVVGAVLTQNSQWTRVEQSLANLEAAGVLNAEAIANTDLDTLMELIRPSGLFKNKAKVLQALSAALLESYGGFETFRDEVSREWLLDRKGIGPETADSILCYACGRDAMVVDAYTSRLLRAFGFEHESYDALQAWCVEGIAGRFESQELPMIYALFHGMIVEYVKRYKKGREVDVGALAPLL